DNA sequence from the Alosa alosa isolate M-15738 ecotype Scorff River chromosome 2, AALO_Geno_1.1, whole genome shotgun sequence genome:
tgtgtgtatgaatgtgtgtatgaatgtgtgtatgcatgtgtgtatgaatgattgtgtgtgtgtgtgtatgaatgtgtgtatgagtgtatgaatgtgcttatgaatgtatgtatgaatgtaccAATGTgtctatgaatgtgtgtataaatatgtgtatacatgtgtgtatgaatgtgtgtctgtgcatgcttgtgtgtgatatgtgtaatgtgtgtttgtgcacatgttgTGCACAAGATGATTCTGTTTTCCTCTCCCCAAAACCGTATGCAGTAAAGAGCAgtgggcctcctcctcctcctcctcctgcagtaAAGAGCAGTGGGCCTCCTCCTGTAGTAAAGAGCAGtgggcttcctcctcctcctcctgcagtaAAGAGCAgtgggcctcctcctcctcctcctgcagtaAAGAGCAGTGGGCCTCCTCCTCTTGTGCACTAAAGAGCAGtgggcctcctcctcctgcagtaAAGAGCAgtgggcctcctcctcctcctcctgcagtaAAGAGCAGTGGGCCTCCTCATCTTGTGCAGTAAAGAGCAgtgggcctcctcctcctcctcctgcagtaAAGAGCAgtgggcctcctcctcctcctcctcctgcagtaAAGAGCAgtgggcctcctcctcctcctcctcctcctgcagtaAAGAACTgtgggcctcctcctcctcctcctgcagtaAAGAGCAGTaggcctcctcctcttcttcctcctcctcctgcagtaAAGAGCAgtaggcctcctcctcctctcctcctgcagtAAAGCTGTgggcctcctcctctcctcctcctcctgcagtaaaggctcctcctcctcttcttcctcctcctcctgcagtaAAGAGCAGTAGGCCTCTgggcctccctcctcctcctgcagtaAAGAGAGCAgtgggcctcctcctcctcctctcactgcAGTGATAAGAGCAgtgggcctcctcctcctcccctcctcctcctgcagtaTTAAGAACTACgggcctccctcctcctcctcctcctcctcctctcctcctgccagTAAAGAGCAGTgggcctcctcctcttcttcctcctcctgcagtAAAGAGCAGtaggcctcctcctcctgcaaaGAGCAGTGGGCCTCCTCCTGTAGTAAAGAGCAGTGGGCCTCCTCCTGTAGTAAAGAGCAGTGGGCCTCCTCCTGTAGTAAAGAGCAGtgggcttcctcctcctcctgcagtaAGAGCAGTGGGCCTCCTCCTGTAGTAAAGAGCAGTGGGCCTCCTCCTGTAGTAAAGAGCAGTGGGCCTCCTCCTGTAGTAAAGAGCAGTGGGCCTCCTCCTGTAGTAAAGAGCAGTGGGCCTCCTCCTGTAGTAAAGAGCAGTGGGCCTCCTCCTGTAGTAAAGAGCAGTGGGCCTCCTCCTGTAGTAAAGAGCAGTGGGCCTCCTCCTGTAGTAAAGAGCAGTGGGCCTCCTCCTGTAGTAAAGAGCAGTGGGCCTCCTCCTGTAGTAAAGAGCAGTGGGCCTCCTCCTGTAGTAAAGAGCAGTGGGCCTCCTCCTGTAGTAAAGAGCAGTGGGCCTCCTCCTGTAGTAAAGAGCAGTGGGCCTCCTCCTGTAGTAAAGAGCAGTGGGCCTCCTCCTGTAGTAAAGAGCAGTGGGCCTCCTCCTGTAGTAAAGAGCAGTGGGCCTCCTCCTGTAGTAAAGAGCAGTGGGCCTCCTCCTGTAGTAAAGAGCAGTGGGCCTCCTCCTGTAGTAAAGAGCAGTGGGCCTCCTCCTGTAGTAAAGAGCAGTGGGCCTCCTCCAGTAGTAAAGAGCAGTGTAAGCCTCCCTCCCAGAAGAGCAGTGGCCTCCCTCCTCCTGCCAGAAGAGCagggtcctcctcctcctctttaggAATTCAAAGAGTGGCTCCTGCaagtccctcctcctcctcctcccttgcAGTAGAAGAGCAGggtctcctc
Encoded proteins:
- the LOC125285427 gene encoding extensin-1-like encodes the protein MEIIGVVPSTLQHYGDYWSSPKHPVNCSTMEIIGVAPSTHKEQWASSSSSSCSKEQWASSCSKEQWASSSSSCSKEQWASSSSSCSKEHKEQWASSSSSCSKEQWASSSSSSCSKEQWASSSSSSSCSKELWASSSSSCSKEHIKNYGPPSSSSSSSSPPASKEQWASSSSSSSCSKEHKEQWASSSSCSKSSGPPPVVKSSGPPPVVKSSGPPPVVKSSGPPPVVKSSGPPPVVKSSGPPPVVKSSGPPPVVKSSGPPPVVKSSGPPPVVKSSGPPPVVKSSGPPPVVKSSGPPPVVKSSGPPPVVKSSGPPPVVKSSGPPPVVKSSGPPPVVKSSGPPPVVKSSGPPPVVKSSGPPPVVKSSGPPPVVKSSGPPPVVKSSCSLCLVTSSTPHYYLASPDPY